A single window of Methylobacterium nodulans ORS 2060 DNA harbors:
- a CDS encoding DUF4238 domain-containing protein codes for MPRCHLSQFCVDENRSAIHLFNIIRDKVIYNAPVKGQCSKTYFYGINLNVEKALQTIEGIYSRCIRDVLAGNFDESTAFGLKTFAVLQFFRTEAAALRSLSFMKGFVDLIDPSGKDGLQAQVWNQEQALASSLKMMLDSEKFFEDLKPVIILNRSDADFLTSDDPAVLVNRYYAQRMKQDNFGIASSGLMLCLPLTSKHYFLAFDRLVYTIEGTCNGFLETYNPRDIDSLNELQAIKAASNVYFARKSQESYVRSIVAKSTTRRKGTWVEHSTFKLQSECTKQEIYVRTSPDDFSGSGTGLISISPKYPIPSSWFSSLKFRHKPITFNNGSAVGHVRRKEWLTASGRSARRTSRL; via the coding sequence GTGCCACGCTGTCATCTCTCCCAATTCTGCGTTGATGAGAATCGATCTGCTATTCATCTATTCAATATCATACGCGATAAAGTAATTTACAACGCTCCCGTGAAAGGGCAGTGTTCGAAAACTTACTTCTATGGTATAAATTTGAACGTGGAAAAAGCTCTGCAGACCATAGAAGGTATTTACAGTCGCTGTATTCGCGATGTCTTAGCAGGCAATTTCGACGAAAGCACTGCATTCGGACTGAAAACTTTCGCTGTTCTTCAGTTCTTTAGAACTGAAGCCGCGGCGCTGCGGTCATTATCATTCATGAAAGGGTTCGTTGATCTTATAGATCCAAGCGGCAAGGACGGCCTTCAAGCTCAAGTCTGGAATCAAGAACAAGCTCTTGCAAGTTCTTTGAAGATGATGCTGGATAGTGAAAAATTTTTCGAAGATCTGAAGCCGGTGATCATTCTTAACAGGTCAGATGCCGATTTTTTAACATCCGACGACCCGGCCGTGCTTGTAAATAGATACTATGCTCAGCGCATGAAGCAGGACAATTTCGGAATTGCATCGTCTGGACTAATGTTGTGCCTACCGCTGACATCGAAACACTATTTTCTGGCTTTTGACAGGTTAGTTTACACTATCGAAGGAACGTGCAATGGCTTCTTAGAGACGTATAATCCGCGAGATATTGATTCTTTGAATGAACTGCAAGCGATCAAAGCGGCGAGCAATGTTTATTTTGCCCGTAAAAGTCAAGAGTCATATGTTAGATCCATCGTCGCCAAGTCGACAACTCGACGTAAGGGTACATGGGTAGAGCACAGTACGTTCAAGCTTCAATCCGAATGCACCAAACAAGAGATATATGTAAGAACTTCCCCAGACGATTTCTCTGGATCAGGAACTGGCTTGATTTCTATATCACCAAAATACCCGATTCCAAGCAGTTGGTTCTCCAGCCTCAAGTTTCGCCATAAGCCGATCACTTTTAACAACGGCTCAGCCGTCGGTCATGTACGGCGTAAAGAGTGGCTTACAGCCAGCGGAAGAAGTGCGAGGAGGACCAGCCGACTCTAG
- a CDS encoding cupin domain-containing protein, producing the protein MKRILWSLLVATLPFGSVLADAPKSKNAKVTLVYQHELPNVPGKSIKGVLVEYGPGGYSPGHTHAKSAFIYATVLEGAIRSQVNDRPVTTYKAGQSFSELPGDRHGVSANASKTKPAKLLAVFVVDTNETELTIPFGN; encoded by the coding sequence ATGAAACGCATCCTCTGGTCGCTGCTTGTCGCCACCCTGCCGTTCGGCAGCGTCCTCGCGGATGCGCCGAAGTCGAAGAACGCCAAGGTGACCCTCGTCTACCAGCACGAGCTGCCGAATGTTCCCGGCAAGAGCATCAAGGGCGTGCTCGTCGAATACGGCCCGGGCGGCTACTCGCCTGGTCACACGCATGCCAAATCCGCCTTCATCTACGCGACCGTGCTTGAGGGGGCGATCCGCAGTCAGGTCAACGACAGACCGGTGACGACCTACAAGGCCGGACAGAGCTTCTCCGAGCTGCCCGGCGACCGCCACGGCGTCAGCGCCAATGCCAGCAAGACGAAGCCGGCCAAGCTCCTCGCGGTGTTCGTGGTGGACACGAACGAGACGGAACTGACGATCCCATTCGGGAACTGA
- a CDS encoding MucR family transcriptional regulator, translating to MSEEAASRHIELVSDIVSAYVSNNNVPPAELPALIQGVYQSLGSLGKPAEPEPVKLTPPVPIKKSVTPDHIISLEDGKPYKSLKRHLSGRGLTPEQYREKWGLPRDYPMVAPNYAAQRSELAKSLGLGQSRRKAAAEKRAAADAKVSAPVEPKKGRGRPRKAAASK from the coding sequence ATGAGTGAAGAGGCCGCCTCCAGGCACATCGAGCTGGTCAGCGATATCGTCTCGGCCTACGTCTCGAACAACAACGTCCCACCCGCCGAGCTGCCGGCACTGATCCAAGGCGTCTACCAGAGCCTGGGGAGCCTCGGAAAACCTGCTGAGCCGGAGCCGGTGAAGCTCACGCCGCCCGTGCCGATCAAGAAGTCCGTCACGCCCGACCACATCATCAGCCTGGAGGACGGCAAACCTTACAAGTCGCTCAAGCGGCATCTCTCAGGGCGCGGTCTCACGCCCGAGCAGTACCGCGAGAAGTGGGGCCTGCCGCGTGATTACCCCATGGTGGCACCGAACTACGCGGCCCAGCGCTCCGAACTCGCCAAGAGCCTGGGTCTCGGGCAATCGCGCCGGAAGGCCGCTGCGGAGAAGCGCGCTGCTGCCGACGCGAAGGTGAGCGCGCCCGTCGAGCCGAAGAAGGGACGCGGGCGTCCTCGCAAGGCTGCCGCCTCAAAGTAG
- a CDS encoding DUF4267 domain-containing protein, with amino-acid sequence MSTIYRRSSVASTDRRLTAAELSFWAVLGLCAVFLCLGGLFIAAPTTGALIFGIPAPGNIADAYLRAIGFRDAALALYLAGLVCFSSHRAVCIVLGASVLIPVCDVALVVTSGTAAWWQIALHAVSAICLSAVTAWVSLSAS; translated from the coding sequence ATGAGCACCATCTACCGGAGGAGCAGCGTGGCTTCCACCGATCGCCGTCTGACTGCCGCGGAGCTGAGCTTCTGGGCTGTCCTTGGCCTCTGCGCTGTGTTCCTGTGCCTGGGCGGGCTGTTCATCGCGGCCCCGACCACAGGAGCTTTGATCTTCGGCATCCCAGCTCCAGGCAACATCGCTGACGCGTACCTGCGTGCCATTGGCTTCCGAGATGCTGCGTTGGCTCTATACTTGGCTGGGCTTGTCTGCTTCTCATCCCATCGCGCGGTGTGCATCGTCCTGGGGGCGAGTGTCCTCATCCCGGTCTGTGACGTCGCCCTCGTCGTAACTTCAGGTACGGCAGCTTGGTGGCAGATCGCACTCCATGCCGTGAGCGCAATCTGCTTGAGTGCCGTGACGGCCTGGGTGTCACTCAGCGCATCGTAG
- a CDS encoding tyrosine-type recombinase/integrase translates to MPRRASSFKSRTSRASLPATDAPEWELIGPGIRLGYRSGRGTRGQGGTWLAASRLPDGKRVQVRLGRADDVAQADGSTVLTHEQAKEATRAWVRSLQAAPDAQPTLTVADALERYLEARTAEGMKAVYDARSRARTHILPKLGATRVSDLTLDKLRRWRDAMVHAPKRVRTGKLAKQVNTRPVDLSDPEALRRRRDTANRTLTLLKAALNWAYQHQLADNDRAWRLLKPFRDTGSARVRFLDAAEQQRLLNTCDGALRDLVATALMTGARFGELSRLMVRDFDRANGTVFIERSKNGRARHVPLTPGGVALFERLSAGRAPKALLLIRENGEGWGPATYQRSFKTALDRAKLESITLHELRHSYASAMVRNGAPLIVVAEALGHSGTRMAEKHYAHLAPSYVADTIRRTAPDLALPAGNVATLSA, encoded by the coding sequence ATGCCCCGCCGCGCCAGTTCCTTCAAAAGCCGAACCAGCCGAGCCAGCCTTCCGGCTACCGATGCGCCCGAGTGGGAGCTGATCGGTCCCGGCATCCGGCTTGGCTATCGCAGCGGACGTGGAACGAGAGGGCAGGGGGGAACGTGGCTTGCCGCGTCGCGCCTGCCTGATGGCAAGCGGGTTCAGGTCCGCCTTGGTCGCGCCGACGACGTCGCCCAGGCGGACGGCTCAACCGTCCTCACGCACGAACAAGCCAAGGAAGCCACCCGGGCCTGGGTCCGATCACTTCAGGCAGCGCCGGATGCGCAACCTACTTTGACCGTGGCCGACGCTTTGGAGCGCTACCTGGAGGCGCGCACGGCCGAAGGCATGAAGGCCGTCTATGACGCGCGCTCCCGCGCCCGGACGCATATCCTGCCGAAGCTCGGCGCCACGCGAGTGAGCGACCTCACCCTCGATAAGTTGCGACGCTGGCGCGACGCCATGGTGCACGCGCCGAAGCGAGTCCGAACCGGAAAGCTCGCCAAGCAGGTGAACACTCGGCCAGTCGATCTATCCGACCCGGAAGCGCTGCGCCGTCGCCGCGATACCGCGAATCGGACATTGACGCTCCTTAAGGCCGCGCTGAATTGGGCCTACCAGCATCAGCTCGCGGACAATGACCGGGCGTGGCGGCTGCTGAAGCCGTTTCGGGACACCGGATCGGCCCGGGTGCGCTTTCTTGACGCAGCCGAACAGCAGCGGCTCCTGAACACCTGCGACGGGGCGCTCCGAGATCTCGTGGCCACGGCACTCATGACCGGCGCGCGATTCGGCGAGCTGTCCCGCCTGATGGTGCGCGACTTCGACCGGGCGAATGGGACGGTGTTCATCGAGCGCAGCAAGAACGGCCGAGCCCGCCACGTCCCGCTCACGCCTGGCGGTGTGGCTCTGTTCGAGCGCTTATCGGCCGGTCGTGCGCCCAAGGCGCTGCTGCTGATTCGCGAGAATGGTGAGGGCTGGGGCCCGGCCACTTATCAGCGGAGCTTCAAGACGGCGCTGGATCGGGCGAAGCTGGAGAGCATCACACTCCACGAGCTGCGGCACTCCTACGCGAGCGCGATGGTCCGCAATGGCGCTCCGCTGATCGTCGTGGCCGAAGCGCTGGGCCACTCCGGCACCCGCATGGCCGAGAAGCACTACGCGCACCTCGCTCCGTCCTACGTGGCCGACACGATCAGGCGAACGGCGCCGGATCTGGCGCTGCCCGCGGGCAATGTTGCGACTCTAAGCGCATAA
- a CDS encoding HlyD family efflux transporter periplasmic adaptor subunit, protein MIWRNNVVAGSNAVVGNELVRLLDCRDLFVDVTVDEADYDDIHPGSAAEVRLLGSALVIRGTVVSVLGSHSAAEEVVLAALLPERTGKHAHLRIALEPNRMQTDFANFCRVGRTVQVRIARPGNGLPVVSWVKSLWFSIS, encoded by the coding sequence GTGATCTGGCGCAACAACGTGGTGGCGGGCTCGAACGCGGTGGTCGGCAACGAACTGGTCCGGCTCCTCGACTGCCGGGACCTGTTCGTCGACGTCACCGTCGATGAGGCCGACTACGACGACATCCATCCCGGCAGCGCGGCCGAGGTGCGGCTCCTTGGCAGCGCGCTGGTCATCCGCGGCACGGTGGTCTCGGTGCTCGGGTCGCATTCCGCCGCGGAGGAGGTGGTGCTCGCGGCGCTGCTGCCCGAGAGAACCGGCAAGCACGCGCACCTCCGCATCGCCCTCGAACCCAACCGGATGCAGACCGACTTCGCGAATTTCTGTCGGGTTGGCCGCACCGTCCAGGTTCGCATCGCGCGCCCTGGCAATGGCCTTCCCGTCGTGAGCTGGGTCAAGAGCCTGTGGTTCAGCATCTCGTAG
- the ligD gene encoding non-homologous end-joining DNA ligase has translation MPLEHRAEPPIPVSLRDDKPADEVRAEHAQPVVQATKRARARAAERAMISHGVRITSPDRQPYPQAKVSKRDLVAYYEQVSVVMLPHISGRPLTLIRCPRGVDARCFVQQHAAPGFPEAVRTVSITEASGETQNHIYVEDLAGILACVQIGALEFHGWGARAGALEVPDRLVLDLDPDPAVAFGAVVDAALFIRDRLLEDGLSSWPMLSGGKGVHVIVPLTGATWPAVSAYAKQLAQAMEKQAPERFTAEMAKTDRSGRIFIDYLRNQRGATAVMPYSTRAKASASIAMPLDWDRLGQTTSAQAYTVHDVLEKGLPEVAEQASAPQRLPRSSPGGE, from the coding sequence ATGCCGCTCGAGCATCGCGCCGAGCCACCAATTCCTGTCAGCTTGCGCGATGACAAGCCCGCGGACGAGGTGAGGGCTGAGCACGCGCAGCCAGTCGTGCAGGCCACCAAGCGTGCAAGAGCGAGAGCAGCCGAAAGGGCGATGATCTCGCACGGCGTGCGGATCACCAGCCCCGACCGTCAGCCGTACCCGCAGGCCAAGGTCAGCAAGCGCGATCTCGTGGCCTACTACGAGCAGGTCTCTGTGGTGATGCTGCCGCACATCTCAGGCCGGCCGCTCACGCTGATCCGCTGCCCGCGCGGCGTTGATGCACGCTGCTTCGTCCAGCAGCACGCCGCCCCTGGGTTCCCGGAGGCCGTTCGGACGGTGAGCATCACCGAGGCGTCTGGCGAGACGCAGAACCACATCTACGTCGAAGACTTGGCGGGCATCTTGGCCTGCGTGCAGATCGGAGCCCTCGAGTTTCACGGCTGGGGAGCGCGTGCCGGCGCGCTTGAGGTGCCGGATCGTCTCGTCCTCGACCTCGATCCCGATCCGGCCGTGGCGTTCGGCGCAGTGGTGGATGCCGCTCTGTTCATTCGCGACCGTCTGCTGGAGGACGGCCTGAGCTCATGGCCGATGCTGTCGGGTGGCAAAGGCGTACACGTGATCGTGCCGCTGACCGGGGCGACGTGGCCGGCGGTCAGTGCTTATGCAAAGCAGCTGGCGCAGGCGATGGAGAAACAGGCGCCCGAGCGGTTCACGGCGGAGATGGCGAAGACCGATCGGTCCGGACGGATCTTCATCGACTACCTGCGCAACCAGCGTGGAGCGACCGCCGTGATGCCCTACTCGACGCGAGCGAAGGCCAGCGCGTCGATTGCGATGCCGCTCGACTGGGACCGGCTCGGGCAGACCACGTCCGCTCAAGCCTACACAGTCCATGATGTTCTCGAGAAAGGGCTGCCCGAGGTGGCCGAGCAGGCAAGTGCGCCGCAGCGACTGCCGAGGAGTTCCCCAGGCGGAGAGTAG
- a CDS encoding helix-turn-helix domain-containing protein, giving the protein MTEKPLTAQQVAQMMGIHRRTLSRRLKSEGTSFIQVADETRLSIAKQLLADTDMSMAQISTTLEFSEPAAFTHAFRRWTGTTPSAWRKEHRRRHVARNVQTALG; this is encoded by the coding sequence ATGACTGAGAAGCCGCTCACTGCGCAGCAGGTCGCGCAGATGATGGGGATCCATCGGCGCACGCTGAGCCGCCGGCTGAAGTCCGAAGGCACGAGCTTCATACAGGTCGCCGACGAGACGCGGCTTAGCATTGCGAAGCAGTTGTTGGCCGACACCGACATGAGTATGGCGCAGATCTCGACCACGCTGGAGTTCTCGGAGCCGGCCGCCTTCACGCACGCCTTCCGGCGCTGGACCGGCACGACACCGAGCGCGTGGCGGAAGGAACACCGGCGTCGCCATGTGGCGCGGAACGTCCAGACGGCGCTCGGCTAG
- a CDS encoding IS5 family transposase, with protein sequence MSARLEWINGSSVVWTDANRSRYDRRDQRYPSDMTNDEWLELEPLLPVAKGVGRPRIYELHEIMNGIRYVQRYGIPWDAMPKDLPPASICYDDWRVLTDSGQLERINHHLVMRDREKSGRDASPTLAIVDAQSVKCDAPQGERGYDAGKNVMGRKRHLAVDSGGRLLAVMVTPADVQDQDGGVPLVKRMFRLYPWIKTVVVDGGYKSRFIEAVQAGLNRFVEVVLRPQFAKGFVLLPKRWRIEQSIGALTMSRRLKLDYDTLLHISAAAMFFASITRLLASITTEWPFPNGLLDPNV encoded by the coding sequence ATGTCCGCCCGCCTCGAATGGATTAATGGCTCTTCCGTGGTCTGGACCGATGCAAATAGGTCGCGGTACGACCGCCGCGATCAGCGATATCCCAGTGATATGACGAATGACGAGTGGCTGGAATTGGAGCCGCTGCTTCCCGTTGCGAAGGGGGTGGGGCGGCCACGGATCTATGAACTTCACGAGATCATGAACGGCATCCGTTACGTGCAACGGTACGGGATCCCGTGGGACGCGATGCCGAAGGATCTGCCGCCTGCCAGCATCTGTTACGATGATTGGCGCGTGTTGACCGATAGTGGGCAGTTGGAGCGGATCAATCATCACCTCGTGATGAGGGATCGCGAGAAGTCTGGACGAGACGCCAGCCCGACTCTTGCGATCGTCGATGCGCAATCGGTGAAGTGTGATGCGCCACAAGGCGAGCGGGGGTACGATGCCGGCAAGAACGTGATGGGCCGCAAGCGTCATCTGGCGGTCGACAGCGGCGGGCGCTTGCTTGCTGTGATGGTCACTCCTGCTGACGTTCAGGATCAGGATGGCGGTGTCCCGCTGGTGAAGCGGATGTTTCGTTTGTATCCTTGGATCAAAACCGTGGTGGTAGACGGTGGCTACAAGAGCCGTTTCATTGAAGCGGTTCAAGCTGGTCTGAATCGCTTCGTGGAAGTGGTCCTTCGACCGCAATTCGCGAAGGGCTTTGTGCTTCTGCCGAAACGGTGGCGGATTGAGCAAAGCATCGGTGCCCTCACGATGTCGCGCCGCCTTAAGCTGGACTACGATACGCTGCTTCACATCTCGGCAGCCGCCATGTTTTTCGCCTCAATAACGAGGCTTCTTGCATCAATCACTACGGAATGGCCCTTTCCCAACGGACTCTTAGATCCAAATGTATGA
- a CDS encoding O-methyltransferase family 2, which yields MPDTVGPSCSMPAPAEPPQPAAVEALRLATAYQASRALHVAIRMHLPDLLADSPRSVEDLARETGAHAPSLRRLLRALASYGVFSEAADGRFALGPLGAALRAGAPGSVRDLALMWGDEDYWITWAELERCVCTGRTAAEHLFGAEDAFRRYAADARFGAVFNAGMTVLSAATAVAVVAAYDFPAAGLVVDVGGGQGRLIAAVLRARPGLQGVLLDLPSVVAGAPGLLAEAGVAERCEVVGGDMFTGVPEGGDLYVLSRVIDSFDDARAIAVLANCRRAMVGGHGRLLLVEPVLPDRVGAVAAPDVQENMLMDLNMLVRTGGRERTEAEYRAFLAAAGLRLERVLPTGAPVSLVEAAPT from the coding sequence ATGCCTGACACCGTCGGCCCATCTTGCAGCATGCCCGCGCCCGCTGAGCCGCCACAGCCCGCGGCCGTCGAAGCCCTGCGCCTGGCCACGGCCTACCAGGCCTCGCGGGCGCTCCACGTGGCGATCCGGATGCACCTCCCGGACCTGCTGGCAGACAGCCCGCGATCGGTCGAGGACCTCGCCCGCGAGACAGGCGCGCACGCGCCTTCGCTCCGGCGCCTCCTGCGCGCACTCGCATCCTACGGCGTCTTCTCCGAGGCCGCGGATGGCCGCTTTGCGCTCGGGCCGCTCGGCGCCGCCCTGCGGGCCGGTGCGCCGGGATCCGTGCGGGATTTGGCGCTGATGTGGGGCGACGAGGATTACTGGATCACCTGGGCCGAGCTGGAGCGCTGCGTGTGCACGGGGCGGACCGCGGCGGAGCATCTCTTCGGGGCCGAGGATGCGTTCCGGCGCTACGCCGCCGATGCTCGCTTTGGGGCGGTGTTCAACGCGGGCATGACCGTGCTCTCGGCCGCCACCGCGGTGGCCGTCGTGGCGGCCTACGACTTCCCGGCCGCCGGGCTGGTGGTGGATGTCGGCGGCGGCCAGGGGCGGCTGATCGCGGCGGTCCTGCGGGCGAGGCCCGGCCTGCAAGGCGTCCTGCTGGACCTGCCGAGCGTGGTCGCGGGCGCGCCCGGGCTGCTTGCGGAGGCGGGCGTGGCCGAGCGCTGCGAGGTGGTGGGCGGGGACATGTTCACCGGCGTGCCGGAGGGCGGGGACCTCTACGTCCTGTCGCGCGTAATCGACAGCTTCGACGACGCTCGCGCGATCGCCGTCCTGGCGAACTGCCGCCGGGCGATGGTCGGTGGGCACGGGCGCTTGCTGCTGGTCGAGCCGGTGCTGCCCGACAGGGTCGGGGCGGTTGCGGCCCCGGATGTCCAGGAGAACATGCTGATGGACCTCAACATGCTGGTGCGCACCGGCGGGCGCGAGCGCACGGAGGCGGAGTACCGCGCCTTCCTTGCCGCGGCAGGCCTGCGGCTGGAGCGGGTCCTCCCGACGGGGGCGCCGGTGAGCTTGGTCGAGGCCGCCCCCACCTGA
- a CDS encoding SDR family oxidoreductase — protein sequence MKIVVIGGSGLIGSKAVAILRQGGHEVVAASPKSGINSITGEGLKEAMAGAQVVIDLANSPSFEDKAVLEFFETSSRNLLAAEAAAGVRHHVALSIVGTDRMPDNGYFRAKVAQEKLIETSGIPYTIIRSTQFLEFLGGIAASSADGNIVRLSPGLFQPIAADDVAAIVADVALAAPKSGIVEIAGPERAPFNEIVARYLKAVGDPREVVSDPESRYFGGRVEERSLVPLGEARLGRIGFDEWLRRSQAGA from the coding sequence ATGAAGATCGTGGTCATCGGCGGAAGTGGACTGATCGGCTCGAAGGCCGTCGCCATTCTGCGCCAGGGCGGCCACGAGGTCGTCGCCGCCTCGCCCAAAAGCGGTATCAACAGCATCACCGGCGAGGGGCTCAAAGAGGCCATGGCCGGCGCGCAGGTGGTGATCGACCTCGCCAATTCGCCCTCGTTTGAAGACAAGGCGGTGCTGGAATTCTTCGAGACGTCCAGCCGCAACCTTCTCGCGGCGGAGGCTGCAGCGGGCGTCCGGCACCATGTCGCGCTATCCATCGTCGGAACCGACCGGATGCCCGACAATGGCTATTTCCGCGCCAAGGTCGCCCAAGAGAAACTGATCGAGACCTCCGGAATCCCTTACACCATCATCCGCTCGACTCAGTTCCTGGAATTCCTCGGCGGTATCGCCGCTTCAAGTGCGGATGGAAACATCGTCAGGCTTTCGCCCGGCCTGTTCCAGCCCATCGCGGCGGATGACGTTGCTGCCATCGTTGCCGATGTGGCGCTCGCGGCGCCGAAAAGCGGCATCGTCGAGATCGCGGGCCCGGAACGAGCGCCGTTCAACGAGATCGTCGCCCGCTATCTGAAGGCGGTCGGCGACCCGCGTGAGGTCGTGAGCGACCCCGAGTCCCGATACTTCGGCGGCCGGGTCGAGGAGCGCTCGCTCGTGCCGTTGGGCGAAGCGCGCCTCGGCCGCATCGGTTTCGACGAATGGCTCCGCCGCTCACAGGCAGGAGCCTGA